In a genomic window of Paramicrobacterium chengjingii:
- a CDS encoding chondroitinase family polysaccharide lyase: protein MKLSRRGVLTAGIVAGATVPNISGLSAAGATPRGGVRTGAAITDIEKRAEELDPPIFLLESRVPKQFSADENSTIEISAERAKVGLHSLAWTYAAGSVLTVKQPLRYAASSYAVGDDQAWMGTVDTFCVWIYNETPTDKPLRIEFGRGANSDCWFDFGLDFTGWRTCWVRFGYDTEGTPHHGMNRVRFIAPTHEGRLFIDQVILNTEMRPDHPTPDDQVPTVQPEIATADNHHWLALLEFRSALAEHPLPPAASTDGVADVRERLLASLAGKPSVSAEALATLTSTVDALGTPALTDDSTPIGTGSFVNGYQSAIWPIELRSDIAEFASVVTLRKVTDAMLTVAQAVKASRDQNASTAAGFATLYLRLFAHLEDQGFATGSAQGSIHHIGYQYRGFADSLLLAQPVLENNKLWDRARSNLSWFFGIGRLTQDFSDPSHYGGLVDVLNTLLQGLIISGLTQDDESEQATVLTAVTSWLNRALTHSPGLSGGFKPDGTTFHHMGPYPDYARDAFAGMSPVIALLHGTAFGVSAEARQVLRTALLTQRLHANTTQWPLSLTGRHPTGDKALHVPTFQHLAGVPDPGAAGPFDTAVASAFLRLLPAQPTNAQKKFAAKLTEAGISKEPAPGGNWQLGYAACGLHRRDEWLVTMRGHSRYLWSTEIYDGANLYGRYSTYGTVEIQAVPDATGQITHAANGYVQPGWDWNRFPGATTRHLGWEQLKADLTGTIEQMVLTRSAFAGAGSWKGAHGVFGMHLMEHPFFDETHTARLSRFSFDDLIVVLGSDISNESANAETETTLYQVRVPDGSATGADSTQTLTEGTPLVDPLGNGYYVASGQKLRTISAAQSGPDQSGAKTGSAEYQTALLRHGTAPNSLGYEYAILVQAGEAKTREFTTKMTTDAAPYTVVRKDAAAHVVSHRGTAITASVCFSAVNDLTGTVTGTDTPCLLMEHVNGEKLELSVTDPDLHLYEGDDPDQFAADGTYEGRMTSYSRPWRANVSAESTVTLTLAGRWSCTAEGATASISGDATTLTVTCQHAASRDLTLTSA, encoded by the coding sequence ATGAAACTCAGCCGTCGCGGTGTTCTCACCGCCGGAATCGTCGCCGGTGCGACCGTACCGAACATCTCGGGCCTGTCGGCGGCGGGCGCGACACCCCGTGGTGGTGTACGAACCGGTGCAGCAATCACAGACATCGAGAAGCGCGCAGAAGAGCTCGATCCCCCGATCTTCCTTCTTGAAAGTCGTGTGCCGAAGCAGTTCAGCGCCGATGAGAACTCGACGATCGAGATCTCGGCCGAGCGTGCAAAGGTCGGCTTGCACAGCCTTGCGTGGACCTATGCCGCGGGGTCGGTTCTCACCGTCAAGCAGCCGCTGCGATATGCCGCGAGCTCTTACGCCGTCGGCGACGACCAGGCATGGATGGGCACTGTCGACACGTTCTGCGTGTGGATCTACAACGAGACCCCGACAGACAAGCCACTGCGCATCGAATTTGGGCGCGGCGCGAACTCCGACTGCTGGTTCGACTTCGGCCTCGACTTCACAGGCTGGCGAACATGCTGGGTTCGCTTCGGCTACGACACCGAGGGCACACCGCACCACGGCATGAACCGCGTGCGCTTTATCGCGCCCACGCACGAGGGGCGTCTCTTTATCGACCAGGTGATCCTCAACACCGAGATGCGACCTGACCACCCGACCCCAGACGACCAGGTGCCCACTGTGCAGCCTGAGATCGCCACCGCCGATAACCACCACTGGCTGGCGCTCCTTGAGTTTCGGTCGGCTCTCGCCGAGCATCCGCTTCCACCCGCAGCGAGCACCGATGGCGTCGCCGATGTGCGAGAGCGTCTTCTCGCGTCGCTTGCGGGCAAGCCGTCCGTGTCAGCCGAAGCCCTCGCAACGCTGACCTCGACGGTCGACGCTCTCGGCACCCCCGCTCTTACGGACGACTCCACGCCGATCGGAACCGGCTCCTTCGTCAACGGCTACCAGAGCGCCATCTGGCCGATCGAGCTGCGCAGCGACATCGCCGAGTTCGCGTCTGTCGTCACCCTGCGCAAAGTGACGGATGCCATGCTTACCGTTGCGCAGGCGGTAAAAGCATCACGCGATCAGAACGCGTCGACTGCCGCAGGATTCGCGACGCTGTACCTTCGACTCTTCGCGCATCTCGAAGACCAAGGTTTCGCCACGGGCAGTGCGCAAGGCAGCATCCATCACATCGGCTATCAGTACCGCGGGTTCGCCGACTCGCTCCTGCTCGCCCAGCCTGTTCTCGAGAACAACAAACTGTGGGATCGGGCACGGAGCAATCTGTCGTGGTTCTTCGGGATTGGCCGGCTGACGCAGGACTTCAGCGATCCTTCACACTACGGCGGCCTGGTCGACGTGCTGAACACGCTGTTGCAGGGCCTGATCATCTCCGGGCTGACACAAGACGACGAGAGTGAGCAGGCAACAGTGCTGACGGCCGTGACCTCGTGGCTCAACCGTGCGCTCACGCACTCGCCCGGCCTGTCGGGTGGGTTCAAGCCCGACGGCACCACGTTTCACCACATGGGCCCGTACCCGGACTACGCTCGCGACGCATTCGCGGGAATGAGCCCCGTTATCGCACTTCTGCACGGAACTGCCTTCGGGGTGTCTGCCGAGGCACGGCAGGTGCTGCGCACGGCCCTCCTCACCCAACGACTTCATGCGAACACCACGCAGTGGCCCCTTTCTCTCACAGGCCGGCACCCCACTGGCGACAAGGCGCTGCACGTCCCAACCTTTCAGCACCTTGCGGGCGTGCCTGACCCCGGTGCAGCTGGGCCATTCGACACCGCCGTTGCTTCCGCATTCCTGCGTCTGCTGCCTGCGCAGCCCACCAACGCGCAGAAGAAGTTTGCCGCAAAACTCACCGAAGCGGGAATCTCGAAGGAGCCAGCACCGGGCGGCAACTGGCAGCTCGGCTACGCTGCGTGCGGACTGCATCGTCGCGACGAATGGCTCGTCACAATGCGTGGGCACAGCCGCTACCTCTGGTCGACGGAGATCTATGACGGTGCCAACCTCTACGGGCGGTACTCGACGTACGGCACTGTGGAGATTCAGGCGGTGCCCGATGCCACCGGGCAGATCACTCATGCTGCAAACGGCTACGTTCAGCCGGGTTGGGACTGGAACCGCTTCCCCGGTGCCACGACGCGCCACCTCGGGTGGGAGCAGCTGAAGGCCGATCTCACGGGCACGATCGAGCAGATGGTGCTCACACGCTCTGCGTTCGCCGGCGCCGGATCGTGGAAAGGCGCGCACGGTGTCTTCGGCATGCATCTCATGGAGCATCCATTTTTCGACGAGACGCACACGGCACGCCTCTCGCGGTTCAGCTTTGACGACCTCATCGTTGTGCTCGGTAGCGACATCTCGAACGAAAGCGCGAACGCTGAAACCGAGACGACGCTCTATCAGGTGCGCGTTCCCGACGGCAGCGCCACGGGTGCCGACTCGACACAAACGCTGACGGAGGGCACACCGCTCGTCGATCCGCTCGGAAACGGATACTACGTGGCCTCTGGTCAGAAGCTCCGCACGATCTCTGCGGCTCAGTCGGGCCCTGACCAGTCGGGGGCGAAGACGGGGAGCGCGGAGTATCAGACGGCACTTCTGCGTCACGGCACCGCGCCGAACTCACTGGGCTATGAGTACGCGATCCTCGTGCAGGCCGGCGAGGCAAAGACGCGGGAGTTCACGACAAAGATGACGACGGATGCCGCGCCCTACACGGTTGTGCGCAAGGATGCCGCTGCACACGTCGTCAGCCATCGGGGCACCGCCATAACGGCATCCGTGTGCTTCTCTGCCGTCAATGACCTCACAGGCACGGTCACCGGCACAGACACTCCCTGTCTTCTTATGGAACACGTGAATGGGGAGAAGCTGGAATTGTCGGTCACGGACCCCGACCTGCACCTGTACGAGGGCGACGACCCCGACCAGTTCGCGGCCGACGGCACATACGAGGGCCGCATGACGAGTTACTCGCGGCCGTGGCGTGCCAACGTGAGTGCCGAGTCGACGGTTACGTTGACTCTTGCCGGACGGTGGTCGTGCACGGCGGAGGGCGCCACAGCATCCATCTCAGGTGATGCCACAACGCTCACCGTCACGTGTCAGCACGCGGCAAGCCGGGATCTCACGTTGACGTCTGCGTGA
- a CDS encoding nuclear transport factor 2 family protein gives MQSFIDAVNAHDEAGFLDAFTEDGFVDDWGRIFTGRDAIKGWSDKEFIGATGVLTPEEVDQSGSAVTVVGDWKSTWANGRSSFAFETAGDKIVSMTIREG, from the coding sequence GTGCAGTCTTTCATCGATGCCGTCAACGCACACGACGAGGCCGGTTTTCTCGACGCATTCACCGAGGATGGCTTCGTCGATGACTGGGGTCGCATCTTTACCGGACGCGACGCGATCAAGGGCTGGAGCGACAAAGAGTTCATCGGCGCGACCGGTGTGCTCACCCCCGAAGAGGTCGATCAGAGCGGCTCCGCGGTGACCGTCGTCGGCGACTGGAAGAGCACCTGGGCGAACGGCCGCAGCTCGTTTGCCTTCGAGACTGCCGGGGACAAAATCGTCTCGATGACCATTCGCGAAGGGTGA
- a CDS encoding MFS transporter, protein MATRRGVLSVLLVHALFVQMISYALRPAISYAILELGYSSSWLGVATAAFAIPPLVFALPAGRMADHVGERLCLVIGALSFLAAGFAALLAGGSLLGLLAATVLLGLGVLFSVVGEQAWVMRAAAPARLDSAFGLYTFVTSTGQMLGPVLLSLPHDDGADVPPFAMIAGIVTCMASLCLILSLLIPPVHSRSTASRNGRPRPVLRGAVQLLRMSGVLRALIVSSLVLSSLDIVLAYLPLLSQERGFAASWITIMLVARGAATMASRITLSHLTRRFGRRHILVAGSILSALSLMALALPLGVFGLTVAMVIYGLAAGTVQPLTMSWITLLAPVRQRGVAASLRLVGNRAGQTVIPLVVAGLSVLGGAAIVFGVTGASLVCAAWASTAAPSDDEGTAG, encoded by the coding sequence AACACGACGCGGAGTTCTGAGTGTTCTGCTTGTGCACGCTTTGTTCGTGCAGATGATCAGCTACGCGTTGCGTCCCGCGATTTCCTACGCCATTCTCGAGCTGGGGTATAGCTCGTCGTGGCTCGGCGTTGCCACAGCGGCGTTTGCGATACCCCCGCTCGTGTTCGCCCTCCCCGCCGGGCGGATGGCGGATCACGTGGGGGAGCGTCTCTGTCTTGTGATCGGAGCGTTGTCCTTTCTCGCAGCCGGGTTTGCTGCGCTTCTGGCCGGTGGATCACTTCTCGGTTTGCTCGCAGCTACGGTGTTGCTGGGTCTTGGCGTGCTCTTCTCCGTTGTCGGAGAGCAGGCTTGGGTGATGCGTGCGGCTGCTCCGGCGCGGCTCGACTCGGCGTTTGGTCTCTATACGTTTGTCACGTCGACGGGTCAGATGCTCGGGCCCGTGCTGCTCTCGCTGCCTCACGACGACGGTGCTGATGTTCCGCCGTTCGCGATGATTGCGGGAATCGTCACCTGTATGGCCTCCCTCTGCCTCATTCTCTCGCTGCTGATTCCCCCGGTACACAGCAGATCGACGGCGTCGAGAAACGGCAGACCTCGCCCCGTGCTGCGCGGTGCCGTGCAGCTCCTGCGCATGAGTGGTGTTCTGCGCGCGCTCATCGTGAGCAGCCTTGTGCTCTCGTCGCTTGACATCGTGCTCGCGTACCTTCCTCTGCTCAGCCAGGAGAGAGGTTTTGCCGCATCGTGGATCACGATCATGCTTGTCGCGCGAGGTGCTGCAACGATGGCCTCACGCATCACACTCTCGCATTTGACCCGGCGATTTGGCCGTCGGCACATACTCGTGGCGGGCTCGATTCTCTCGGCGTTGAGCCTCATGGCTCTCGCCTTGCCACTCGGAGTATTTGGGCTCACCGTAGCGATGGTGATCTATGGGCTTGCGGCAGGAACCGTCCAGCCTCTCACCATGTCGTGGATCACACTTCTGGCACCGGTGCGTCAGAGGGGAGTGGCAGCATCACTTCGTCTGGTCGGCAATCGCGCCGGACAGACCGTGATACCGCTCGTTGTCGCCGGGCTCTCCGTGCTCGGTGGCGCCGCCATCGTCTTCGGCGTAACCGGGGCGAGCCTTGTGTGCGCAGCTTGGGCATCGACGGCTGCGCCAAGCGATGATGAGGGCACGGCCGGGTAG